A window from Kovacikia minuta CCNUW1 encodes these proteins:
- the obgE gene encoding GTPase ObgE — MQFIDQAEVQVQAGDGGDGLVAFRREKYVPAGGPSGGNGGRGGSVILQTVENLQTLLDFRYNHLFKAENGQRGGPNNRTGASGSDRIIEVPCGTMVYDADTDELLGDLVEPGQTLCVAQGGKGGLGNQHFLSNRNRAPERALPGLPGESRFLRLELKLLAEVGIIGLPNAGKSTLIAALSAARPKIADYPFTTLVPNLGVVRKPTGDGTVFADIPGLIEGAHQGTGLGHDFLRHVERTRLLLHLVDATSADPIADYTIIQQELQAYGHGLAERRQILALNKLDAASWDAQTLDEIVAQLEKLSQEPVFLISAVTRSGLDALMNQVWQFLEQMQVDEEMLPISIGSGSRE, encoded by the coding sequence ATGCAATTCATTGATCAGGCAGAAGTTCAAGTTCAAGCGGGAGACGGGGGGGATGGGCTGGTTGCTTTTCGGCGGGAGAAATATGTCCCAGCGGGAGGACCGTCGGGTGGCAATGGCGGCAGGGGTGGTTCCGTAATTTTGCAGACTGTGGAAAACCTGCAAACCCTACTGGATTTTCGCTATAACCACCTGTTCAAAGCCGAGAATGGCCAACGGGGTGGTCCCAATAATCGGACGGGGGCATCCGGGAGCGATCGCATCATCGAAGTTCCTTGCGGCACAATGGTTTACGATGCAGATACGGATGAACTTTTGGGCGACCTGGTTGAACCCGGACAAACCCTCTGTGTTGCCCAGGGGGGAAAAGGCGGACTGGGAAACCAGCATTTTCTCAGTAATCGTAACCGCGCACCTGAAAGAGCATTGCCCGGACTACCAGGAGAAAGCCGCTTTCTGCGGCTGGAATTGAAATTGCTGGCGGAAGTTGGCATTATCGGTTTGCCCAATGCTGGAAAGTCCACTCTGATTGCAGCCCTATCTGCCGCGCGACCCAAAATTGCGGATTATCCCTTTACAACGCTGGTGCCGAACCTGGGAGTGGTGCGTAAACCAACCGGAGACGGTACCGTCTTTGCCGATATTCCAGGATTGATTGAAGGCGCACACCAGGGTACCGGCTTAGGACACGACTTTCTGCGTCATGTGGAACGAACCCGTCTGCTGTTGCATCTGGTAGATGCCACCAGTGCCGACCCGATCGCTGACTACACCATTATTCAACAGGAACTTCAAGCCTATGGACATGGATTGGCAGAGCGGCGTCAAATCCTTGCCCTGAATAAATTGGATGCCGCTTCCTGGGATGCCCAAACCCTGGATGAAATCGTTGCCCAACTGGAAAAACTGAGCCAGGAACCCGTTTTTCTGATCTCAGCCGTCACCCGATCGGGACTGGATGCGCTCATGAACCAGGTCTGGCAATTCCTGGAGCAGATGCAGGTGGACGAAGAGATGTTGCCCATCTCAATCGGGAGTGGGAGTAGGGAGTAG
- a CDS encoding Uma2 family endonuclease — protein sequence MSSSPDLETLDSVDEEIAIPPTDLYSDEPPVESDLHLQQIILFLECLNWWWRDRGNFYASGNLTIYYSQKKIKSQDFRGPDFFVVLETECKPRKSWVVWDEDGKYPNVIVEILSNSTATVDKGLKKQLYQDTFRTPDYFWFDPNSLEFAGFHLLDGQYQPLQPNAQGHLWSQQLQLFLGVHDRKLRFFTPEGELIPSPREAAENESRQKEFAQEQLEREAQRAEREAQRAKQLAAKLRELGVDPDTI from the coding sequence ATGTCTTCATCACCCGATCTCGAAACCCTGGACTCCGTGGATGAAGAAATTGCCATTCCACCGACAGACCTATACAGTGATGAACCACCTGTGGAAAGTGATCTCCATCTCCAACAAATCATTTTGTTTCTCGAATGTTTGAACTGGTGGTGGCGGGACAGAGGCAACTTCTATGCCAGTGGGAATTTAACCATCTATTACAGCCAGAAGAAGATTAAATCACAGGATTTTAGGGGACCAGATTTCTTTGTGGTTCTGGAAACGGAATGCAAACCCCGCAAAAGTTGGGTGGTCTGGGATGAGGACGGTAAATATCCAAATGTCATCGTAGAAATTTTGTCGAACAGCACTGCCACCGTTGACAAAGGCTTGAAGAAACAGCTTTACCAGGATACCTTTCGCACACCGGACTACTTTTGGTTTGATCCAAATAGCTTAGAGTTTGCTGGGTTCCATCTCCTCGACGGACAATACCAGCCGTTACAACCGAATGCTCAGGGACATTTGTGGAGTCAACAACTGCAATTGTTTTTGGGCGTTCACGATCGCAAACTTCGCTTTTTTACACCAGAAGGAGAACTGATTCCCAGTCCCAGAGAAGCCGCAGAAAACGAGTCTCGCCAGAAAGAATTTGCCCAGGAGCAGTTAGAGCGAGAAGCTCAAAGGGCAGAGCGAGAAGCTCAAAGGGCAAAACAATTAGCGGCAAAACTGCGAGAGCTTGGGGTTGATCCGGATACAATTTAG
- the ylqF gene encoding ribosome biogenesis GTPase YlqF, with amino-acid sequence MTTPSIQWYPGHIAKAEKALREQLKLVDVVLEVRDARIPLSTQHPQVQQWTSSKERVLILNRLDMIPAETRDQWVKWFREQEEEPYFTDAQHGKGIEAVTKAAQLAGAKMNQRRHDRGMLPRPVRAVVIGFPNVGKSALINRLLKRRVVESARRAGVTRQLRWVRISDQIELLDAPGVLPSRLNDQTAALKLAICDDIGEAAYDNQRVAAVLVDLLKQLQTESVLQTRYALDAGSITGEEYIHYLAEQRYQGDRERVARQLLNDFRKGVLGAIALELPPAKDKG; translated from the coding sequence ATGACCACACCTTCGATTCAGTGGTATCCGGGGCACATTGCCAAAGCGGAGAAAGCCCTGCGCGAGCAACTTAAGCTGGTGGATGTGGTGCTGGAGGTGCGGGATGCGCGGATTCCCCTCTCGACTCAGCATCCTCAAGTGCAGCAGTGGACAAGCAGTAAGGAGCGAGTATTAATTCTAAACCGGCTCGATATGATCCCTGCGGAAACCCGAGATCAGTGGGTGAAATGGTTTAGAGAGCAGGAAGAGGAGCCTTATTTTACCGATGCCCAGCATGGAAAAGGAATTGAAGCGGTGACCAAAGCTGCCCAACTTGCAGGGGCAAAAATGAACCAGCGGAGACACGATCGCGGCATGCTGCCCCGTCCCGTCCGGGCAGTGGTAATTGGCTTTCCTAATGTCGGCAAATCTGCATTGATCAATCGACTGCTAAAGCGGCGAGTGGTCGAAAGTGCCCGTCGTGCCGGAGTCACCCGCCAACTCCGGTGGGTCAGAATTTCCGATCAGATTGAATTGCTGGATGCCCCCGGTGTTTTACCCTCTCGCCTGAATGACCAAACCGCAGCCCTCAAACTGGCAATCTGTGATGATATTGGAGAAGCCGCTTACGACAACCAACGTGTGGCGGCTGTTCTAGTGGACTTATTAAAACAACTCCAAACTGAATCCGTATTGCAAACCCGTTATGCCCTGGATGCCGGATCAATTACTGGCGAAGAGTACATCCATTATCTAGCAGAGCAACGCTACCAGGGCGATCGAGAACGGGTAGCCCGTCAACTGTTGAATGACTTCCGCAAAGGGGTGTTGGGAGCGATCGCCCTGGAGCTACCACCAGCAAAGGATAAAGGGTGA
- a CDS encoding stage II sporulation protein M produces MALMVPDELIEQVRDRGELWMGSIVGIEPFASSKIMTNNIKVSLAATAGGMTGGVLTTYSMLLNGMVMGTIGALVGQNNLAFPFWAFVFPHGSLELPSIFLAGGAGFMLARALLFPGQYRRVDALKLAGASAVQLVYGLIPLLVIAGIIEGFFSPNPAIPDLVKYVTGTVLFALLVAYLRRSLTSH; encoded by the coding sequence ATGGCATTGATGGTGCCGGATGAGTTGATTGAGCAGGTGCGCGATCGCGGTGAACTGTGGATGGGGTCGATCGTGGGGATTGAACCCTTTGCCTCCAGCAAAATCATGACCAATAATATCAAGGTGTCGTTAGCTGCTACCGCAGGCGGCATGACGGGAGGCGTACTCACAACCTACAGTATGCTGCTCAACGGCATGGTGATGGGAACGATCGGTGCTCTGGTGGGACAAAACAATCTTGCCTTTCCCTTTTGGGCGTTCGTCTTCCCCCACGGCTCCCTGGAGCTACCCTCCATTTTTCTGGCAGGAGGAGCAGGCTTTATGCTGGCCAGAGCGCTCCTGTTTCCAGGGCAATACCGTCGGGTCGATGCGCTCAAACTCGCTGGTGCCAGCGCAGTTCAGTTGGTCTATGGACTCATTCCCCTGCTGGTGATTGCAGGGATCATTGAAGGCTTCTTTTCTCCTAACCCCGCCATTCCAGACCTGGTAAAGTATGTCACGGGTACTGTGTTGTTTGCCCTTCTGGTCGCCTACCTCAGGCGCTCCCTAACTTCCCACTAA
- a CDS encoding phosphoglycerate kinase, which produces MPKKTVANLSSSDLSGKRVLVRADFNVPLDDQGNITDDTRIRAALPTIQDLASKGAKVILASHFGRPKGDDYAARVSDKFRLTPVAKRLSELLGKNVAKTENSIGDEVAAAVGNLQNGDVLLLENVRFYPGEEKNDPEFAKQLAANADLYVNDAFGTAHRAHASTEGVTHYLKPSVAGFLMEKELQYLQNAIENPQRPLAAIVGGSKVSSKIGVIETLLEKVDKLLIGGGMIFTFYKARGLNVGKSLVEEDKLELAKSLEAKAKEKGVELLLPTDVVVADNFAANANSQTVSINNIPDGWMGLDIGPDSVKVFQEALSTCKSAIWNGPMGVFEFDKFAVGTEAIARTLADLTKTGTITIIGGGDSVAAVEKVGVADQMSHISTGGGASLELLEGKELPGVAALDEA; this is translated from the coding sequence GTGCCCAAAAAGACTGTAGCAAATTTATCGTCCTCTGATTTGTCAGGTAAGCGGGTTCTCGTAAGAGCCGATTTCAATGTACCACTGGATGATCAGGGCAATATTACCGATGACACCCGGATTCGGGCAGCATTGCCAACCATTCAAGATCTTGCCTCCAAAGGGGCTAAGGTGATTCTTGCCAGTCACTTTGGGCGTCCGAAGGGAGATGATTATGCCGCCCGGGTTTCAGATAAGTTTCGTCTGACTCCAGTGGCCAAAAGGCTTTCGGAGCTTTTGGGCAAAAATGTTGCGAAAACCGAGAATTCGATCGGGGATGAGGTTGCCGCTGCGGTGGGCAATTTGCAAAATGGCGATGTGTTGTTGCTGGAAAATGTTCGTTTCTATCCCGGTGAAGAAAAGAACGATCCGGAGTTTGCCAAACAACTGGCGGCAAATGCGGATCTATATGTGAATGATGCATTTGGTACGGCTCACCGCGCCCACGCTTCGACGGAGGGCGTGACCCACTACCTGAAGCCTAGCGTTGCCGGGTTTTTGATGGAGAAGGAGTTGCAGTATCTCCAGAATGCGATCGAAAATCCCCAGCGTCCTCTAGCGGCGATCGTGGGTGGTTCCAAGGTATCCAGCAAAATTGGTGTGATTGAAACTCTTTTAGAAAAAGTTGATAAGCTGCTGATCGGCGGTGGCATGATCTTCACTTTCTACAAAGCCCGTGGCTTAAATGTTGGAAAATCTCTCGTAGAAGAAGACAAGCTGGAATTGGCCAAGTCTTTAGAAGCAAAAGCCAAGGAAAAAGGTGTTGAACTCCTTCTGCCTACTGATGTGGTGGTTGCCGACAATTTTGCTGCAAATGCCAACTCCCAGACCGTCAGCATTAACAACATTCCCGATGGCTGGATGGGGCTGGATATCGGCCCCGATTCCGTCAAGGTGTTCCAGGAAGCTCTGTCTACCTGCAAATCCGCGATTTGGAACGGACCTATGGGCGTATTTGAGTTTGATAAGTTTGCCGTTGGCACAGAAGCGATCGCCCGTACCCTGGCAGACCTGACCAAGACCGGAACCATTACCATCATTGGTGGGGGCGACTCTGTTGCAGCCGTCGAAAAAGTTGGCGTTGCTGACCAAATGAGCCACATCTCTACCGGGGGTGGTGCCAGCCTGGAACTGCTGGAGGGCAAAGAGCTTCCCGGTGTTGCCGCATTAGATGAGGCTTAA
- a CDS encoding CHAT domain-containing protein — protein sequence MGKLVVLRLGDGNFEQGFSVTLQIGDESARPSTEVTGVLPANVEILQIYHQWQSAYRQLGLRSRLSAPSEQVTNISMVAECNRAAQILKDYLNRWLSTEPFRIIREKLLEKLSPSNQIRVVLQTKDLQLQRLPWHLWDFFERYPKAEAALSAPVYEWSEQPRRAHNKVKILAILGNSSGIDVQADRTLLEHLSGAEVNFLVEPTRRTLTEQFWRQSWDILFFAGHSSTQVDSETGWIEINSTEQLSIAQLKYALRKGVERGLRIAIFNSCDGLGLAQNLADLRIPQIIVMRDPVPDQIAQEFLKNFLDAYARGESFYLSVREARERLEGLEDVFPCATWLPIIFQNPAEVPPSWEDLCGGIVTTSFLLNTADVTERSHPTEKPRPSPPTKPENRSGAPPIVTSAAPRAEPVAPPPPLEPISKPIPAAPPLQLETETPAPKAPFLEQCQRELSHYVGPIAHFLLKDALSKHPQASSQQLIEILSAKIPNPHQAEAFQHQLKATLAVKQPYSSPEPQSSSAQNRASGFTPTPQSAPAPALEPAFLEHCRQELAKCIGPIANHILKTALARHPHSTPQQLVEILSASIPHPQQAEEFRRHLTRK from the coding sequence GTGGGTAAGTTGGTGGTTTTAAGGTTGGGAGATGGCAACTTCGAGCAAGGCTTTTCAGTCACTTTGCAGATCGGAGACGAATCCGCCCGCCCCTCTACAGAAGTTACCGGCGTTTTACCTGCCAACGTCGAAATTCTCCAAATTTATCACCAGTGGCAGTCGGCTTATCGTCAGTTAGGGTTGCGATCGCGTCTGTCTGCTCCCAGTGAGCAGGTCACCAACATTTCGATGGTGGCAGAATGCAACCGGGCTGCCCAAATCCTGAAGGATTATCTGAATCGCTGGCTGAGTACGGAACCCTTTCGAATCATTCGGGAAAAATTGCTGGAGAAACTCAGCCCCTCCAATCAAATTCGTGTGGTTCTGCAAACAAAAGATTTGCAACTCCAGCGCCTACCCTGGCACCTCTGGGACTTTTTTGAACGCTACCCCAAAGCTGAAGCGGCATTGAGTGCTCCCGTATACGAATGGTCAGAACAACCCAGACGTGCCCACAACAAAGTCAAAATCCTGGCAATTTTGGGTAACAGCAGCGGCATTGATGTACAGGCCGATCGAACTTTGTTGGAACACTTATCGGGCGCTGAAGTCAACTTTTTAGTAGAGCCAACCCGGCGCACCCTGACGGAGCAGTTCTGGCGTCAAAGCTGGGATATTCTCTTTTTTGCTGGGCACAGTTCCACCCAGGTTGATAGTGAAACGGGTTGGATAGAAATCAATTCCACCGAACAATTAAGCATTGCCCAGTTAAAATACGCCCTCAGAAAAGGGGTTGAACGGGGTTTAAGGATCGCTATTTTTAACTCCTGCGATGGTTTGGGACTGGCACAAAATCTAGCTGACTTACGCATTCCCCAAATCATTGTCATGCGCGACCCCGTGCCCGACCAGATTGCGCAGGAATTTTTGAAAAACTTTCTGGACGCCTACGCCCGAGGTGAGTCGTTTTACCTGTCAGTAAGGGAAGCACGAGAACGGTTAGAAGGGTTGGAGGATGTGTTTCCTTGCGCAACCTGGTTGCCCATCATCTTCCAAAATCCAGCGGAGGTGCCTCCCAGTTGGGAAGACCTGTGTGGTGGCATCGTGACAACTTCCTTCCTGCTTAACACAGCTGATGTAACGGAGCGATCGCACCCGACAGAAAAACCCAGACCGTCTCCCCCCACCAAACCTGAAAACCGCTCTGGAGCGCCCCCCATCGTTACATCCGCTGCGCCCAGGGCAGAACCAGTCGCGCCGCCCCCACCCCTAGAACCGATTTCAAAACCCATTCCTGCTGCGCCACCGCTCCAACTTGAAACGGAAACCCCTGCACCGAAGGCACCGTTTTTAGAGCAATGCCAGCGGGAATTGAGTCATTATGTGGGGCCGATCGCCCATTTTCTCTTGAAAGACGCACTTTCCAAGCACCCACAGGCATCCTCCCAGCAATTGATTGAAATTCTGTCCGCCAAAATTCCCAACCCACACCAGGCTGAGGCATTTCAGCACCAATTAAAAGCCACGTTAGCCGTCAAACAGCCCTATTCATCCCCAGAACCACAGAGTAGTTCCGCCCAAAATCGGGCCTCCGGATTCACGCCCACCCCCCAATCTGCACCAGCACCTGCGCTGGAACCCGCCTTTCTGGAGCACTGTCGGCAGGAATTGGCAAAGTGTATTGGACCGATCGCCAACCATATCCTCAAAACTGCCTTGGCTCGTCATCCTCATTCCACCCCCCAACAATTGGTCGAAATCCTGTCAGCCAGCATTCCCCATCCCCAGCAGGCGGAAGAATTCAGGCGACACCTGACGAGAAAATAG
- a CDS encoding glycosyltransferase family protein has product MEFVQRADVAIAMTGTGTEQFVGLGKPVITIPGKGPQFTPAFAEAQTRLLGPSVTVVAEPAQVAGAIQSLFNHPDRLQLIAENGRRRLGKPGAADRIAQCLVNLTHPHPSNRIA; this is encoded by the coding sequence GTGGAGTTTGTGCAGCGGGCAGATGTGGCGATCGCCATGACCGGAACGGGCACTGAACAGTTTGTGGGCTTGGGTAAGCCTGTGATTACGATTCCTGGTAAAGGACCCCAATTTACCCCTGCTTTTGCCGAAGCACAGACGCGTCTATTGGGTCCGTCCGTGACCGTCGTTGCAGAACCTGCCCAGGTTGCAGGCGCGATTCAATCCCTATTCAATCATCCCGATCGGCTCCAGTTAATTGCCGAAAATGGTCGTCGTCGTTTGGGAAAACCAGGGGCAGCCGATCGAATTGCACAATGCTTGGTAAATCTAACCCACCCTCACCCTTCAAATAGGATTGCATAA
- a CDS encoding glycosyltransferase, with protein MSGLKKASSFGIGNSSIEESSITGLKFALVHEWLTPKATGGSELVVAEILRGIEADLYALIDFESTNPDSYLYKRKIGTTFLQHFPFARNGVQKYLPFLPLAIEQLDLRGYDVILSSSHAVAKGVLTGPQQLHICYCHAPMRYAWDLTFDYLNSSALGKGLPGFFTRHLLYRLRQWDVLTANRVDYFIANSKTTARRIWRCYRRPAEVIYPPVNTERFCYQSQKQDFYLTVSRLVSYKKISLIVKAFNQLGRSLVVIGSGPELQPLRQLAKPNVQILGWQPDAVVEEYMAQAKAFVYAAYEDFGIAPVEAQACGTPVIAYGQGGTLETVRDLRQYGEQGTGLLFNQQTETALIEAIRTFEQYQKTLNSEVVRSHALAFSPDVFRDRYLSFVNQCYQEFQRTTLVF; from the coding sequence GTGAGTGGATTAAAAAAAGCTTCCAGCTTCGGTATCGGCAATTCTTCGATAGAAGAATCATCAATCACTGGCTTAAAATTTGCCCTGGTTCACGAATGGTTGACCCCCAAGGCGACAGGTGGTTCAGAACTGGTTGTGGCGGAAATTCTGCGCGGTATTGAAGCAGATCTCTACGCATTAATTGATTTTGAGTCCACCAATCCAGATAGCTATCTCTATAAACGCAAGATTGGAACCACGTTTTTACAGCACTTTCCCTTTGCCCGCAATGGGGTACAGAAATATCTGCCGTTTCTGCCTCTGGCGATCGAACAATTAGATCTGCGCGGCTATGACGTGATACTTTCTTCCTCCCATGCGGTTGCCAAGGGCGTTTTAACTGGCCCCCAACAACTCCATATCTGTTACTGCCATGCCCCCATGCGCTACGCCTGGGATTTAACCTTCGACTACCTCAACAGTAGTGCCCTGGGAAAAGGGCTTCCCGGTTTTTTCACCCGTCATTTGCTCTATCGCCTGCGCCAATGGGATGTGTTGACCGCAAATCGGGTCGATTATTTCATCGCCAATTCCAAAACTACAGCCCGGCGCATCTGGCGTTGTTACCGCCGTCCGGCTGAGGTGATTTATCCGCCTGTAAATACGGAGCGGTTTTGCTACCAATCCCAAAAACAGGATTTCTACCTGACCGTATCTCGATTAGTGAGCTACAAAAAAATCTCGTTAATCGTTAAAGCGTTTAACCAACTGGGGCGATCGCTGGTCGTGATTGGCAGTGGTCCTGAACTGCAACCACTCCGTCAGCTTGCCAAGCCAAATGTCCAAATCCTGGGATGGCAACCCGATGCCGTCGTCGAAGAGTACATGGCTCAGGCAAAGGCATTCGTCTACGCTGCCTACGAGGATTTTGGGATTGCCCCCGTAGAAGCCCAGGCTTGCGGAACTCCCGTAATTGCCTACGGACAGGGGGGCACTTTAGAAACGGTTCGGGATCTGCGGCAATACGGTGAGCAGGGAACGGGATTGCTGTTCAACCAGCAAACAGAGACTGCATTAATCGAAGCAATCAGAACATTTGAACAGTATCAGAAGACCCTGAATTCTGAGGTGGTACGATCGCATGCCCTTGCCTTCAGTCCTGACGTTTTTCGCGATCGTTACCTGTCCTTTGTCAACCAGTGCTATCAGGAATTTCAACGAACAACCCTGGTTTTTTGA
- a CDS encoding universal stress protein has protein sequence MFEIVLFPIDQSRESRQAAETVAGLVKTHKSRLILLSVVEPPEEATTEAMASPEAIAELLQTAKTLFSQQGIEAEVIEREGKPAFTICDVADEIEADLIIMGCRGLGLTEEGVSDSVTNRVINLSPCPVLIVP, from the coding sequence ATGTTTGAGATAGTTCTTTTTCCGATCGACCAGAGTAGAGAGTCGCGGCAGGCAGCAGAAACGGTTGCAGGATTGGTAAAAACCCACAAGAGCCGCCTGATTCTTCTGTCGGTTGTGGAACCCCCAGAGGAAGCAACGACTGAAGCGATGGCGTCACCAGAAGCGATCGCCGAACTCCTGCAAACCGCCAAAACACTTTTCTCTCAACAGGGAATTGAAGCCGAAGTGATTGAACGGGAAGGCAAACCCGCTTTTACCATTTGCGACGTGGCAGACGAAATTGAAGCCGACCTGATCATCATGGGCTGTCGTGGCTTGGGCCTGACTGAAGAGGGAGTTTCAGACAGCGTAACCAATCGGGTCATTAACCTATCGCCCTGTCCGGTGCTGATTGTGCCGTAA
- a CDS encoding DUF4347 domain-containing protein: MTQANQVVSNRKGQKLVQVIAFIDPAISHYDAIVRRIARGTEIAILDPQRDQFEQIAATLAARPEIKAVHVFSQNSPGHLYVSNTQFNLHPAHYSPKLSNWSPLLAVIDLFLHGCRFAGGKTGAIFLEKLHHLTSRKDTSSNENKGVPIQSWNLEVRIGDIEAIAL, encoded by the coding sequence ATGACTCAGGCAAATCAAGTCGTTTCCAACCGTAAAGGTCAAAAACTGGTTCAAGTCATCGCTTTTATCGATCCGGCAATCAGCCACTACGATGCGATTGTCAGGCGAATTGCGAGAGGAACTGAAATTGCAATTCTTGACCCGCAACGGGATCAGTTTGAGCAGATTGCTGCGACGTTAGCGGCAAGACCAGAAATCAAGGCGGTTCATGTCTTCTCCCAGAACTCGCCGGGTCATCTGTACGTCAGCAATACTCAATTTAACCTGCATCCGGCGCATTACTCTCCCAAACTCTCAAATTGGTCTCCCCTATTAGCTGTGATTGACTTGTTTCTGCATGGCTGTCGATTTGCAGGTGGGAAAACGGGCGCGATCTTTTTGGAAAAACTCCACCATCTAACCTCCAGGAAAGACACCAGCTCCAATGAAAATAAGGGAGTTCCAATCCAAAGCTGGAATCTGGAGGTCAGGATTGGGGATATTGAGGCGATCGCCCTCTAA
- a CDS encoding glycosyltransferase family protein, with the protein MRLLCLSNGHGEDAIALRILHALQQQPNAPSIEALPIVGEGHAYTHAKIPLIGSVKTMPSGGFIYMDGKQLARDIGGGLVQLTLAQLKAIQDWARDAEGRGQGAEGRREEGEVGEVRKRGEKIHTPHPTPHTPHPTPHTPHPTPHFKT; encoded by the coding sequence ATGCGATTACTCTGCCTTAGCAATGGTCACGGCGAAGACGCGATCGCCCTCCGCATCCTGCACGCCCTCCAACAGCAACCCAATGCCCCATCGATCGAAGCATTGCCGATCGTCGGTGAAGGTCACGCCTATACCCACGCCAAGATTCCCCTCATCGGTTCCGTCAAAACCATGCCCTCCGGTGGCTTCATCTACATGGATGGGAAGCAATTGGCACGGGATATTGGGGGAGGGTTAGTGCAGTTGACACTGGCGCAGTTAAAGGCAATTCAGGATTGGGCAAGAGATGCGGAAGGCAGAGGGCAGGGGGCAGAGGGCAGAAGGGAAGAGGGGGAGGTAGGGGAGGTGAGGAAGAGGGGGGAGAAAATCCATACCCCACACCCCACACCCCACACCCCACACCCCACACCCCACACCCCACACCCCACACCCCATTTCAAAACTTAA
- a CDS encoding tetratricopeptide repeat protein gives MSASGKHVGWLNKANSFIKWKQYKQAVDAYDKAIKLKPNLLEAWMGKGKALMEMDDYEGAIVAFDKATKIKPDEFEGWFMKTIALDEAKHVDEAISCMEQAIAAIPDDPRCWFFKGMELSRAERYEEAIAAYDKVLEMAPDPVSWMTRSFALEKLERYEDAIASLDKGLLIESSAVGWTNRGELLEKLGRDEEALRSYDQAIETEPDHLQAWQYRGALLEKLERYEDALRNYSEAVEWLSDWQFFHREGRMYARLQRYEEALSSYNDAFSEAPDEPKIHYDKAGSHALLGQTELALEHLQKAITLSPDLYKDLATTNPEFESLRENPQFQELIHGGE, from the coding sequence ATGAGTGCATCCGGTAAACACGTTGGTTGGCTCAACAAAGCCAATTCCTTTATTAAGTGGAAACAGTATAAGCAAGCTGTCGATGCCTATGATAAAGCGATCAAGCTCAAGCCCAATCTGCTGGAAGCCTGGATGGGTAAGGGCAAGGCATTAATGGAAATGGACGACTATGAAGGGGCGATCGTTGCGTTTGACAAAGCCACCAAAATCAAACCGGATGAGTTTGAAGGCTGGTTCATGAAAACCATCGCGTTGGACGAAGCCAAGCACGTGGATGAAGCGATCTCCTGTATGGAACAGGCGATCGCGGCGATTCCCGACGATCCCCGTTGCTGGTTCTTCAAAGGGATGGAACTCTCACGGGCAGAACGCTATGAAGAAGCGATTGCCGCCTATGACAAAGTTCTGGAAATGGCTCCCGACCCCGTAAGCTGGATGACCCGCAGCTTTGCGCTGGAAAAATTGGAGCGCTACGAAGACGCGATCGCCTCCCTCGACAAGGGGCTTTTAATTGAAAGTAGCGCGGTTGGCTGGACGAATCGCGGCGAACTACTGGAAAAACTGGGACGGGACGAAGAAGCGTTGCGATCGTATGATCAGGCAATTGAAACCGAGCCTGATCATCTTCAAGCCTGGCAATATCGGGGGGCGTTGCTGGAAAAACTGGAACGCTACGAAGATGCACTAAGAAACTATAGCGAAGCCGTTGAATGGCTTAGCGATTGGCAATTTTTCCATCGGGAAGGACGCATGTATGCCCGCTTACAACGGTATGAAGAAGCCCTTTCTAGCTACAACGATGCTTTCTCAGAAGCCCCCGACGAACCCAAAATCCATTACGACAAAGCCGGTTCCCATGCCCTGTTAGGTCAAACCGAGTTGGCACTGGAACACCTCCAAAAAGCGATCACACTCAGCCCCGATCTTTACAAAGATCTGGCAACAACCAATCCAGAATTTGAGTCCCTCCGAGAGAACCCCCAGTTTCAAGAATTGATTCACGGAGGCGAATAG